The proteins below come from a single Necator americanus strain Aroian chromosome V, whole genome shotgun sequence genomic window:
- a CDS encoding hypothetical protein (NECATOR_CHRV.G18067.T2) encodes MDQYDVLGVNSSSLSRHEKTADPRNTLIPASEFRERCLHVRHIYCNSTLLMAVNYHELYNDSKTFVDMPMKNDPDYVLEKFNEEFSNISVEAINRTKLQQFVDTYFSPPGSEMLPCTPEDWNPQPAKLMSIVDPQLREWALKLNAIWRSLCKKIDPAIENSSSRYSLIYLPHNFIMPGGRFREFYYWDAYWIIKGLITCEMYNTTKAMIENLGSLVERFGFVPNGGRVYYLQRSQPPLLAGMLYEYYEVTKDKDFVQKMLPILEKELSFWNNNRMTTVSIKGTDYLVYRYNTRSNMPRPESYAQDIKKAQTVQDKAQFWQDIASAAESGWDFSTRWFSDHKTIYTVETKNVLPVDLNAFICWNLDILEYLFERIDDQVKSEFYRETRAKFRHTVHKVFYNRTAGSWFDYNLRTASHNTAFYPSITVPLFTGCYNSLNQGKSERLFTLMKSIGVFDYPGGIPTSMISDSEEQWDFPNGFSPLNHMVVEGLRKSQNAQMQDAGYQLAKKWIMGNFKVWKETNHMWEKYNVIGDYPRPGSGGEYDVQDGFGWTNGAILDLLVTYNHRLHV; translated from the exons ATGGATCAGTATGACGTGCTCGGTGTCAATTCATCATCTTTGTCTCGTCACGAGAAGACAGCTGATCCGAGAAACACATTGATCCCTGCCTCAGAGTTCCGTGAACGTTGTCTTCACGTGCG tcataTTTACTGCAACAGCACTCTGTTGATGGCCGTTAACTATCATGAACTCTATAACGATTCAAAAACATTCGTCGATATGCCGATGAAGAACGATCCAG ATTATGTGTTGGAAAAGTTCAAcgaagaattttcaaatatctctGTTGAGGCTATCAACCGAACAAAACTTCAGCAATTCGTGGATACCTATTTtag ccCTCCTGGTAGTGAAATGTTACCGTGTACACCTGAGGATTGGAATCCACAACCGGCTAAATTAATGTCTATAGTGGATCCACAATTGAGGGAATGGGCGTTGAAATTAAACGCAATATGGAGGAGTCTCTGTAAAAAA ATCGATCCCGCCATTGAAAACAGCAGTTCTCGTTACTCGCTGATCTATCTGCCACATAATTTTATTATGCCTGGAGGAAGATTTAGGGAATTCTACTACTGGGATGCTTATTGGATTATAAAG GGTCTTATCACATGTGAAATGTACAACACCACTAAGGCAATGATAGAAAATCTCGGGTCACTTGTTGAACG ATTCGGTTTTGTGCCTAACGGTGGTCGTGTATACTATCTACAACGATCCCAACCACCATTACTTGCTGGAATGCTCTACGAATACTACGAGGTCACAAAGGATAAGGATTTCGTCCAGAAAATGCTACCGATCCTAGAGAAAGAGCTTTCTTTCTGGAACAACAATCGTATG ACAACAGTATCCATAAAAGGTACGGATTACCTGGTATATCGATACAACACCAGGAGTAATATGCCGCGTCCGGAATCCTACGCTCAGGATATAAAGAAAGCACAAACTGTGCAGGACAAAGCACAGTTCTGGCAG GATATCGCCAGCGCTGCCGAATCTGGATGGGATTTTTCGACAAGATGGTTCAGCGATCATAAAACGATTTACACAGTGGAGACAAAAAAT GTGTTACCCGTGGATCTGAACGCTTTTATTTGCTGGAATTTGGATATTCTGGAGTATTTGTTCGAGAGAATAG ACGATCAAGTAAAATCCGAATTTTATCGTGAAACTCGTGCAAAGTTCCGTCACACCGTTCACAAGGTCTTCTATAATCGAACCGCTGGTTCATG GTTTGATTATAATCTTCGTACTGCTTCGCATAATACAGCTTTCTACCCTTCGATAACTGTTCCGTTATTTACCGGATGCTACAATTCATTGAATCAGGGAAAATCTGAGCGGTTATTCACACTCATGAAG AGCATCGGCGTCTTCGATTATCCGGGCGGTATCCCAACATCAATGATCAGTGATAGTGAGGAACAATGGGATTTCCCGAATGGATTCAGCCCCCTGAATCATATGGTCGTTGAAGGATTAAGGAAGAGTCAAAATGCTCAAATGCAAGACGCT ggATATCAATTAGCGAAGAAATGGATAATGGGCAACTTTAAGGTGTGGAAGGAGACGAATCATATGTGGGAGaag
- a CDS encoding hypothetical protein (NECATOR_CHRV.G18067.T1), whose translation MVFSLFLLILLTPHSSASLLDQVHRIDEPVPVCDRSNSNNSHIYCNSTLLMAVNYHELYNDSKTFVDMPMKNDPDYVLEKFNEEFSNISVEAINRTKLQQFVDTYFSPPGSEMLPCTPEDWNPQPAKLMSIVDPQLREWALKLNAIWRSLCKKIDPAIENSSSRYSLIYLPHNFIMPGGRFREFYYWDAYWIIKGLITCEMYNTTKAMIENLGSLVERFGFVPNGGRVYYLQRSQPPLLAGMLYEYYEVTKDKDFVQKMLPILEKELSFWNNNRMTTVSIKGTDYLVYRYNTRSNMPRPESYAQDIKKAQTVQDKAQFWQDIASAAESGWDFSTRWFSDHKTIYTVETKNVLPVDLNAFICWNLDILEYLFERIDDQVKSEFYRETRAKFRHTVHKVFYNRTAGSWFDYNLRTASHNTAFYPSITVPLFTGCYNSLNQGKSERLFTLMKSIGVFDYPGGIPTSMISDSEEQWDFPNGFSPLNHMVVEGLRKSQNAQMQDAGYQLAKKWIMGNFKVWKETNHMWEKYNVIGDYPRPGSGGEYDVQDGFGWTNGAILDLLVTYNHRLHV comes from the exons atggttttttctctctttcttctcatACTCCTCACTCCTCACTCCTCAGCTTCACTCCTCGATCAAGTTCATCGAATTGACGAACCGGTACCCGTCTGTGATAGGAGTAACTCTAATAATTC tcataTTTACTGCAACAGCACTCTGTTGATGGCCGTTAACTATCATGAACTCTATAACGATTCAAAAACATTCGTCGATATGCCGATGAAGAACGATCCAG ATTATGTGTTGGAAAAGTTCAAcgaagaattttcaaatatctctGTTGAGGCTATCAACCGAACAAAACTTCAGCAATTCGTGGATACCTATTTtag ccCTCCTGGTAGTGAAATGTTACCGTGTACACCTGAGGATTGGAATCCACAACCGGCTAAATTAATGTCTATAGTGGATCCACAATTGAGGGAATGGGCGTTGAAATTAAACGCAATATGGAGGAGTCTCTGTAAAAAA ATCGATCCCGCCATTGAAAACAGCAGTTCTCGTTACTCGCTGATCTATCTGCCACATAATTTTATTATGCCTGGAGGAAGATTTAGGGAATTCTACTACTGGGATGCTTATTGGATTATAAAG GGTCTTATCACATGTGAAATGTACAACACCACTAAGGCAATGATAGAAAATCTCGGGTCACTTGTTGAACG ATTCGGTTTTGTGCCTAACGGTGGTCGTGTATACTATCTACAACGATCCCAACCACCATTACTTGCTGGAATGCTCTACGAATACTACGAGGTCACAAAGGATAAGGATTTCGTCCAGAAAATGCTACCGATCCTAGAGAAAGAGCTTTCTTTCTGGAACAACAATCGTATG ACAACAGTATCCATAAAAGGTACGGATTACCTGGTATATCGATACAACACCAGGAGTAATATGCCGCGTCCGGAATCCTACGCTCAGGATATAAAGAAAGCACAAACTGTGCAGGACAAAGCACAGTTCTGGCAG GATATCGCCAGCGCTGCCGAATCTGGATGGGATTTTTCGACAAGATGGTTCAGCGATCATAAAACGATTTACACAGTGGAGACAAAAAAT GTGTTACCCGTGGATCTGAACGCTTTTATTTGCTGGAATTTGGATATTCTGGAGTATTTGTTCGAGAGAATAG ACGATCAAGTAAAATCCGAATTTTATCGTGAAACTCGTGCAAAGTTCCGTCACACCGTTCACAAGGTCTTCTATAATCGAACCGCTGGTTCATG GTTTGATTATAATCTTCGTACTGCTTCGCATAATACAGCTTTCTACCCTTCGATAACTGTTCCGTTATTTACCGGATGCTACAATTCATTGAATCAGGGAAAATCTGAGCGGTTATTCACACTCATGAAG AGCATCGGCGTCTTCGATTATCCGGGCGGTATCCCAACATCAATGATCAGTGATAGTGAGGAACAATGGGATTTCCCGAATGGATTCAGCCCCCTGAATCATATGGTCGTTGAAGGATTAAGGAAGAGTCAAAATGCTCAAATGCAAGACGCT ggATATCAATTAGCGAAGAAATGGATAATGGGCAACTTTAAGGTGTGGAAGGAGACGAATCATATGTGGGAGaag